A window of Actinobacillus suis ATCC 33415 contains these coding sequences:
- a CDS encoding acetyl-CoA C-acyltransferase: MPNQNLLTMKGERVAIVSGLRTPFARKDTGFKDAYATSLGTMVTNELLSRTAIERKEIEQLVFGQVIQQPDIPNPAREIAIALNMPHLQSYSISSSCLSGLQAIANVAGSIVSGSISAGIAGGADSISNAPLSISPRVIYNFKSIFAAETLDEKYRRFRQFSWRDFKPHSVNLKDFTTQMSVAEVSEQMAQDYKISREDQDEYARLSNQKAADAWKIGLLKEEVMPSFPHPYKDFVVSDTLVSAATRSRHYQRFSPLVNKDYATVTEANMPQPVDGAAAVLLMNESKAKNLGLTPLGYIRSYAITGNDIWQDMFAGATIASAQALDRAELQLQDMSFIDIHESSASQMLANIQFFESNEFAKKYLNRTACLGKIELDKLNHLGGSIAFGNPRAVTSLRTIIQSLYALKRQGGGLALVASSGLGGLGAAMVLESE, encoded by the coding sequence ATGCCGAATCAGAATCTACTGACCATGAAAGGTGAGCGTGTTGCGATTGTATCAGGACTCCGAACACCGTTTGCTCGTAAAGATACCGGTTTCAAAGATGCATATGCAACCAGTCTTGGCACAATGGTAACCAATGAATTACTCAGCCGTACGGCGATTGAGCGAAAAGAAATCGAGCAATTAGTTTTTGGTCAAGTAATCCAACAACCGGATATTCCAAATCCGGCACGTGAAATTGCGATTGCGCTCAATATGCCGCACTTACAATCTTACAGTATCAGTAGTTCTTGCTTATCCGGTTTACAAGCGATCGCCAATGTTGCGGGCAGTATTGTCAGTGGATCAATTTCTGCGGGTATTGCCGGTGGTGCCGATTCGATTTCTAATGCGCCGTTAAGCATTAGCCCTCGAGTTATTTATAACTTTAAATCGATTTTTGCTGCAGAAACGCTAGACGAAAAATATCGCCGTTTCCGTCAGTTCTCATGGCGCGATTTCAAACCTCACAGCGTAAATTTAAAAGATTTCACCACCCAAATGTCCGTTGCGGAAGTTTCAGAGCAAATGGCGCAAGACTATAAAATCAGCCGAGAAGATCAAGACGAATATGCCCGTCTTTCCAACCAAAAAGCGGCAGATGCGTGGAAAATCGGTTTATTAAAAGAAGAAGTCATGCCTTCTTTCCCGCATCCTTATAAAGATTTTGTAGTCTCGGACACCTTAGTTTCCGCTGCAACCCGTTCTCGTCATTACCAACGTTTCTCACCTTTGGTAAATAAAGACTATGCCACCGTTACCGAAGCGAATATGCCACAACCGGTCGATGGTGCTGCGGCAGTTTTACTGATGAATGAAAGCAAAGCGAAAAATTTAGGGCTGACTCCACTTGGTTATATCCGCAGTTATGCCATTACCGGTAATGATATTTGGCAAGATATGTTCGCCGGCGCAACCATTGCCAGCGCTCAAGCGCTCGACCGTGCGGAACTTCAATTACAAGATATGAGCTTTATTGATATTCATGAATCTTCGGCAAGCCAAATGCTCGCCAATATTCAATTTTTTGAGTCGAACGAATTTGCAAAAAAATACTTAAATCGAACCGCTTGTTTGGGCAAAATTGAGCTGGATAAGCTCAATCATTTAGGCGGTTCCATTGCGTTTGGTAACCCACGTGCGGTAACCAGTTTACGCACAATTATTCAATCGCTTTACGCCTTAAAACGCCAAGGCGGCGGCTTAGCGTTAGTCGCTTCCAGCGGTTTAGGTGGCTTAGGTGCCGCAATGGTTTTAGAAAGTGAATAA
- a CDS encoding 3-hydroxyacyl-CoA dehydrogenase NAD-binding domain-containing protein — protein MIEQQEPTPVFQVEIDDNRIAIIRIQTLDNDANWLPENFVSELRRVIGSVIYQQARGVIFISARAHNFIQGFKPSILKEKTAEQLRLFSQEAQAVMREINTLKMPVIAAIDGNCFGLGLELALACDYRLATDEHHTQFAMPQVRSGLLPFASGTQRLPRLIGLQNATPLLLFGHKINAEQAKKFMLVDKLVPATRLFDTAYQMLLNNKVQKVDYKRPLTLFKKWRKQLEGNTLFRNKFLDRTENLVWLKTFGNYPAVARLIELLKEPHFKAGLTLEQHAFAELFHTETSKVLIDLKKTERAMKDKYRIRGDVRDVLQVSVLGSGYMGAGIAYLTANNAQVPVRIKDIHPSEIRKALRTCYELMRNEVDKNQLKPGQMIQRMNLITGGERLVAAKSTDFVIEAVYEDLKLKQRMLQESEAYYDEHAIFATNTSTFAIRDIAAVAKRPENVIGFHYFSPVAKQKMVEIVPHEGTCEHTIATAIHFAIQQGKVPLLVADKQGFFINRILTPFLLEAIQCLVDGESIEFIDRSLQEFGFHLGPLAVIDEMGLDVIAKSNPALVRELGRRFSLPESVDLLIRNERKGCKNKRGFYMYDSKGERLQEDKSIYHVMETIARNDLESEQIARRCILRMLNEAAWCLQDNVIQSIDEGNVASVLGAGFPEFRGGIYAYMEKISAQEIVKQLRQHAKQYGSRFEPCEWLIQQAEQA, from the coding sequence ATGATTGAACAACAAGAACCAACACCGGTGTTTCAAGTAGAAATTGATGATAACCGTATTGCGATTATTCGTATTCAAACTTTAGATAATGATGCTAACTGGTTACCGGAAAACTTTGTCAGCGAACTACGCCGCGTCATCGGTAGTGTCATCTATCAGCAAGCTAGAGGTGTGATTTTTATCTCTGCTCGTGCCCACAATTTTATTCAAGGCTTCAAGCCGAGCATTCTAAAAGAGAAAACAGCAGAACAATTACGCCTGTTTTCACAAGAAGCGCAAGCAGTAATGCGTGAAATTAATACGCTAAAAATGCCGGTGATCGCCGCAATTGACGGCAATTGTTTCGGCTTAGGCTTAGAATTAGCATTGGCGTGTGATTATCGTTTAGCAACGGATGAACATCACACACAATTTGCGATGCCGCAAGTACGTTCCGGCTTATTACCGTTTGCCAGCGGTACGCAACGTTTACCTCGTTTAATCGGCTTACAAAATGCCACACCACTGTTGCTCTTTGGGCATAAAATCAATGCCGAACAAGCAAAAAAATTTATGTTAGTCGATAAGCTCGTGCCGGCAACCAGACTTTTTGATACCGCTTATCAAATGTTATTAAATAACAAAGTGCAAAAAGTTGACTATAAACGACCGCTTACCTTATTCAAAAAATGGCGTAAACAACTGGAAGGCAACACGCTATTTCGTAATAAGTTTCTCGATCGTACCGAAAATTTAGTATGGCTAAAAACCTTCGGTAACTACCCTGCGGTTGCTCGTCTGATCGAATTACTGAAAGAGCCACATTTCAAGGCTGGGTTAACCCTAGAACAACATGCATTCGCTGAGTTATTTCATACCGAAACCTCAAAAGTTTTGATTGATTTGAAAAAAACCGAACGTGCGATGAAAGATAAATATCGCATTCGTGGTGATGTACGAGATGTATTGCAAGTAAGTGTGCTTGGTTCTGGCTATATGGGCGCTGGCATCGCTTATTTAACTGCAAATAATGCGCAAGTACCGGTACGAATTAAAGACATTCATCCTTCGGAGATCCGTAAAGCACTACGTACCTGCTACGAATTGATGCGCAATGAAGTGGATAAAAACCAGCTCAAGCCGGGGCAAATGATTCAGAGAATGAACCTAATTACCGGCGGTGAGCGTCTTGTTGCAGCAAAATCGACCGATTTTGTTATCGAAGCCGTGTATGAAGATCTCAAGCTAAAACAACGTATGTTGCAAGAAAGCGAAGCCTATTATGACGAACACGCGATTTTTGCGACCAACACGTCAACTTTTGCAATCCGAGATATCGCTGCAGTCGCTAAGCGTCCGGAAAATGTAATTGGCTTCCACTACTTTAGCCCAGTGGCGAAGCAAAAAATGGTTGAAATCGTACCGCATGAAGGCACTTGTGAACATACGATTGCCACGGCGATTCACTTTGCAATTCAGCAAGGAAAAGTGCCGTTATTAGTCGCTGATAAACAAGGCTTCTTTATTAACCGCATTTTAACGCCGTTCTTATTAGAAGCAATTCAATGCTTAGTCGATGGCGAATCCATTGAGTTTATCGACCGTTCCTTGCAAGAATTCGGTTTCCATTTAGGTCCGTTAGCGGTTATTGATGAAATGGGTTTAGATGTGATTGCCAAATCAAACCCTGCTTTGGTTCGTGAATTAGGCAGACGTTTTAGTTTGCCGGAAAGTGTCGATTTACTGATTCGCAATGAACGCAAAGGCTGTAAGAATAAACGCGGCTTTTATATGTATGATTCTAAAGGCGAACGTTTGCAAGAGGACAAAAGTATTTATCATGTGATGGAAACCATCGCTCGTAATGATTTGGAATCCGAACAAATTGCCCGCCGTTGTATTCTGCGTATGCTGAATGAAGCGGCGTGGTGTTTACAAGATAATGTTATTCAGTCTATTGATGAAGGTAATGTGGCTTCCGTACTTGGTGCCGGTTTCCCTGAATTTAGAGGCGGGATTTACGCCTATATGGAAAAAATCAGCGCTCAAGAAATCGTTAAGCAATTGCGTCAACATGCTAAACAATACGGTAGTCGCTTTGAACCTTGCGAATGGCTAATACAACAGGCTGAACAAGCTTAA
- a CDS encoding YdgA family protein — protein sequence MKKSTLAISVVAALAAITSGGAWYTGNQIEQRYPELLKQVNTALKGLKAYDIHADISDVKLTKGIFSSEVQYNVNVKTDNNSFTLNGNDTVYHGPLPLNRLVKGNLMPMLLSGETHISAVDNQLKSYFAGNDILSATTDIHYSGNVAGNATLNPFKSENIEASKIYLEGDYNGFGKQHLNIELLKIKDAGESKGALELSGLHYTANYTQDKQYPELKGLGDYQANIKKLSVVNEKNEVINLNELTSKGYSEIKNERVVGSGDLTFNADWAAEAKTADLGKIHLDMMMDFDAKSFNELTLLSDKLENESPEIQNQLQTAVTDLITKAPKLKINELSIQNAKGKNSFSLNLDLDKFDIAQISQAKSIEDTLKIFKPSQLDLNVNLAASEEMTKQWLTIAPDANYVGTPEENAKLRIQELTNSAKHSGIASVDAENIKLALKIENGKVNLNGREVSESELQLALWAIMLGASGLGH from the coding sequence ATGAAAAAATCAACCCTTGCGATTTCTGTAGTGGCTGCATTAGCTGCAATTACTAGTGGCGGTGCGTGGTATACCGGTAACCAAATTGAGCAGCGCTATCCGGAACTGCTTAAACAAGTAAATACCGCACTAAAAGGCCTAAAAGCTTATGATATTCATGCTGATATCAGTGATGTTAAACTCACAAAAGGTATCTTTAGTTCAGAAGTTCAATATAACGTCAATGTTAAAACGGATAACAACAGTTTTACCCTTAACGGTAACGACACTGTTTACCATGGTCCGCTTCCGTTAAACCGTTTAGTGAAAGGTAATCTGATGCCGATGTTACTAAGCGGCGAAACGCATATTTCTGCCGTGGACAACCAGCTTAAAAGCTATTTTGCAGGTAATGATATTCTTTCAGCGACAACTGATATTCATTACAGTGGTAATGTGGCAGGCAATGCAACGCTTAATCCGTTTAAATCGGAGAATATTGAAGCCTCAAAAATCTATTTAGAGGGCGATTATAACGGTTTCGGTAAACAACATTTGAATATTGAGTTACTGAAAATAAAAGACGCTGGCGAAAGTAAAGGTGCGCTTGAATTATCCGGCTTACATTACACGGCAAATTACACGCAAGATAAACAATATCCAGAACTAAAAGGTTTAGGTGATTATCAAGCGAACATTAAAAAGCTCTCTGTTGTTAACGAAAAAAATGAGGTCATCAATTTAAACGAACTAACATCTAAAGGTTATAGTGAAATTAAAAATGAGCGAGTGGTTGGTTCCGGAGATCTTACGTTCAATGCAGATTGGGCTGCAGAAGCTAAAACCGCTGATTTAGGGAAGATTCATCTCGATATGATGATGGATTTTGACGCAAAATCATTTAATGAATTGACTTTGCTTTCAGATAAATTGGAAAACGAATCGCCTGAAATCCAAAATCAGTTACAAACAGCTGTAACCGACCTTATTACTAAAGCACCTAAATTAAAAATTAACGAACTCTCGATTCAAAATGCGAAAGGTAAAAATAGTTTCTCACTTAATTTAGATTTGGATAAATTCGATATTGCACAAATCTCACAAGCGAAATCTATCGAAGATACGCTTAAAATCTTTAAGCCGTCTCAGCTAGATCTAAATGTAAATCTAGCAGCAAGTGAAGAAATGACAAAACAATGGTTAACCATTGCGCCTGATGCAAATTATGTCGGCACACCGGAAGAAAATGCCAAACTGCGTATTCAAGAATTAACCAATAGTGCGAAACATTCGGGCATTGCTAGCGTAGACGCTGAGAATATTAAACTGGCATTAAAAATTGAGAATGGCAAAGTAAACTTAAATGGTAGAGAGGTATCAGAATCCGAACTACAATTGGCACTGTGGGCAATTATGCTCGGTGCGAGCGGCTTAGGTCACTAG
- a CDS encoding AEC family transporter: MEIALLLAEKITQLTIIVLLGYLLVKLKLLTSEQSYPISVIGLYIISPSMLITAFQIEYSDAILHGLYLSFGMAILLSGLLILIGKILKPIFKLSNLEHATAIYSNSGNLIIPLVASLFGNEWVIYATGFMVVQNFLFWSHLRMLLCGKGEVSLKKIVTNINIIAIVIGMLLFLLQIKLPSVISGTLAWLGDMIGPMAMLVAGMLIASIPVKEIMADKRIYLVSFLRLIFIPLILLVIVKAFDFGSWVAENGATIAMISFLATTSPSAATVTQMAVVYNQDARKASAIYGVTTLLCVFTMPLIIALYQWL; the protein is encoded by the coding sequence ATGGAAATCGCTTTATTATTAGCGGAGAAAATTACCCAGTTAACCATTATTGTGTTACTCGGTTATTTATTGGTGAAGCTAAAATTGCTGACTTCGGAACAAAGTTATCCTATTTCGGTTATCGGGTTGTATATTATTAGTCCGTCTATGCTGATTACCGCCTTTCAAATCGAATATTCGGACGCTATTTTACACGGCTTATATTTGTCTTTCGGTATGGCGATTTTGTTAAGCGGTCTGTTGATTTTAATTGGTAAAATATTAAAGCCGATTTTTAAATTAAGTAATTTGGAACACGCCACCGCTATTTATTCCAATTCGGGCAATTTGATTATTCCGTTGGTCGCTTCGTTATTTGGCAATGAATGGGTAATTTATGCCACTGGTTTTATGGTGGTACAAAATTTCTTGTTTTGGTCGCATTTACGCATGTTATTGTGTGGTAAGGGCGAAGTGTCTTTGAAAAAGATTGTGACTAATATCAACATTATTGCGATTGTGATTGGTATGCTGTTGTTCCTGTTACAAATTAAATTACCGAGTGTAATTTCCGGTACGTTAGCTTGGCTTGGCGATATGATTGGGCCAATGGCGATGTTAGTGGCAGGGATGTTAATTGCGTCGATTCCGGTCAAAGAGATTATGGCGGATAAGCGTATTTATTTGGTTTCGTTTCTTCGCTTGATTTTTATCCCGCTGATTTTATTGGTGATTGTGAAAGCGTTCGACTTTGGCAGTTGGGTAGCGGAGAACGGTGCAACTATTGCGATGATTAGTTTCTTGGCAACCACTAGTCCTTCGGCGGCAACTGTTACCCAAATGGCGGTGGTATATAACCAAGACGCAAGAAAAGCCAGTGCAATTTATGGCGTAACTACCTTACTTTGTGTGTTTACCATGCCGCTGATTATTGCTCTATATCAGTGGCTTTAA
- the fdhD gene encoding formate dehydrogenase accessory sulfurtransferase FdhD: MDITIQKQAVKLQQFFTTEIQENLICEVPVALVYNGISHAVMMTTPQDLEDFALGFSLAEGILTDKQELYGLDVIEQCNGIEVQMEIATRQFVALKEKRRSMTGRTGCGICGVEQLEQVSQSCKFLQKNGRLQAVNPQVFDDCLQQLEQAQQLAQQTGASHAAAFFSPQGELLAIREDVGRHVALDKLIGWYAKAGKPLGFVFVTSRASFEMVQKCLAVGIEMLCAISATTALAVEIAQAHDFTLTAFTRKGKATVYSGEKRLLLENA, translated from the coding sequence ATGGATATAACAATACAAAAACAAGCGGTTAAATTACAACAATTTTTTACTACTGAAATTCAAGAAAATCTTATTTGTGAAGTGCCGGTTGCGTTAGTGTATAACGGCATTTCTCATGCGGTAATGATGACAACGCCACAAGATTTAGAGGATTTTGCATTAGGTTTTTCGTTGGCGGAAGGCATTTTAACCGATAAACAAGAGTTATACGGGCTAGATGTAATTGAACAGTGCAACGGTATCGAAGTACAAATGGAGATCGCCACTCGTCAATTTGTAGCGCTAAAAGAAAAGCGCCGTTCAATGACCGGCAGAACCGGCTGTGGGATTTGTGGGGTCGAGCAGTTGGAACAAGTCAGCCAAAGTTGCAAATTTTTACAAAAAAATGGCCGCTTGCAAGCCGTAAATCCACAGGTATTCGATGATTGCTTGCAACAACTGGAACAAGCGCAGCAATTGGCACAACAAACCGGTGCAAGCCACGCAGCGGCATTCTTTTCTCCGCAAGGGGAATTGCTAGCGATTCGAGAAGATGTTGGCAGACACGTAGCACTCGATAAACTTATCGGTTGGTATGCGAAAGCCGGTAAGCCGCTTGGTTTTGTGTTTGTGACCAGCCGAGCCAGTTTTGAAATGGTGCAGAAATGTTTGGCGGTCGGTATCGAAATGTTATGTGCCATTTCCGCAACAACGGCTTTGGCGGTTGAGATTGCGCAGGCACATGATTTCACTTTGACTGCTTTTACCCGCAAAGGAAAAGCGACCGTATATTCCGGTGAGAAACGCTTGTTATTGGAGAATGCCTAA
- the fdnG gene encoding formate dehydrogenase-N subunit alpha has protein sequence MQVSRRKFFKICAGGMAGTSAAMLGFAPATALAAPREYKLLRAKETRQTCTYCAVGCGMLMYSIGDGAMNSRGKLFHVEGDPDHPVSRGALCPKGAGVLDYVNSPNRLQYPEYRAPGSDKWERISWHDAIHKIAKLLKEDRDANFQATNEAGTPVNRWLTTGMLCASAASNETCYLTHKWGRSLGMLYLDNQASTUHGPTVASLAPTFGRGAMTNHWVDIKNADVVVVMGGNAAEAHPVGFRWAIEAKKQNGAKLMVVDPRFNRTASVADFYTPIRSGTDIAMLLGVIRYLLANDKIQHEYVKHYTNASFLVNEGFNFEDGLFSGYDAETRQYDKSTWSYQLDENGQPKRDLTLQDPRCVINLLKAHVERYTPEMVERICGTKQKAFLEFAETIASTSTPERTTTFLYALGWTQHSVGSQNIRSMAMIQLLLGNIGMAGGGVNALRGHSNVQGSTDMGLFPSMLTGYMPLPTENDTSLDAFLARITPKTTVEGQVNYWQNTPKFLVSLLKSFYGDKATAENEYGFHNLPKQLPKKLDPMQYINMMVEGKVNGYICQGYNPIASYPDSNKVRKGLSNLKFLVILDPLATDTSNFWQNHGEMNDVNPADIQTEVFRLPTICFAEEDGSIANSGRWLQWHWKAAEPPKEAKPDVDILSEIREVMLEMYHHEGGKSIDTIEAMTWDYANPAEPKADELAKEINGYALEDIVDPTSGQILVKKGELLSSFAQLRNDGTTASGNWIYTGQWTPKGNQMANRDNSDPSGLGNTLGWAFAWPANRRIVYNRASADPSGKPWNPKRQLVKWNGKNWNYIDVADFGSAPPNSNVSPFIMQPEGVSRLFALDKLVDGPFPEHYEPIESPIGTNPLHPNVVQNPVVRILDSDKASFGTADEFPYVGTTYRLTEHFHFWTKQSMLNVIAQPEPFVEIGEALAQEKGIANGDTVKVSSKRGFIKAKAVVTKRVRSVQADGKTIHTVGIPIHGGFATVGKKGYLANSLTGRVGDANTQTPEYKTFLVNIEKVTEVA, from the coding sequence ATGCAGGTCTCTAGACGTAAGTTCTTTAAGATCTGTGCAGGTGGTATGGCGGGCACATCCGCAGCAATGCTAGGCTTTGCGCCGGCAACTGCGTTAGCGGCCCCTCGTGAATATAAATTATTACGAGCCAAAGAAACTCGCCAAACTTGCACTTATTGCGCCGTAGGTTGTGGAATGCTGATGTACAGCATAGGTGACGGTGCAATGAATTCACGTGGTAAATTATTCCATGTTGAAGGTGACCCAGATCATCCGGTAAGCCGTGGGGCGTTATGTCCTAAAGGTGCGGGTGTTTTAGACTATGTAAATAGTCCTAATCGTTTACAATATCCGGAATATCGTGCGCCGGGTTCAGATAAATGGGAACGAATTTCTTGGCACGATGCTATTCATAAAATCGCAAAACTTCTAAAAGAAGACCGCGATGCAAACTTCCAAGCAACCAACGAAGCCGGTACACCGGTAAACCGTTGGCTCACCACAGGTATGTTATGCGCTTCTGCTGCAAGTAACGAAACCTGTTACCTCACACATAAGTGGGGACGTTCTCTCGGGATGCTCTATTTAGACAACCAAGCGAGTACCTGACACGGACCAACGGTAGCAAGTCTTGCTCCAACATTTGGTCGCGGTGCCATGACAAATCACTGGGTTGATATCAAAAATGCGGACGTAGTGGTCGTAATGGGCGGTAATGCCGCTGAAGCGCACCCTGTCGGTTTCCGCTGGGCAATCGAAGCGAAAAAACAAAACGGTGCGAAGTTAATGGTGGTTGACCCACGCTTTAACCGTACGGCATCTGTTGCGGATTTCTATACGCCGATTCGTTCGGGTACTGATATCGCAATGTTATTAGGTGTGATCCGTTACCTGTTAGCGAACGATAAAATTCAACACGAATACGTTAAACACTATACCAACGCAAGTTTCTTAGTAAACGAAGGTTTTAACTTCGAAGACGGTTTATTCTCCGGCTACGATGCGGAAACACGTCAATACGATAAATCGACATGGTCTTATCAGCTTGATGAAAACGGTCAGCCGAAACGTGATTTAACGCTTCAAGATCCTCGTTGTGTCATTAACTTATTAAAAGCACACGTGGAACGTTATACACCTGAAATGGTTGAGCGTATCTGTGGTACGAAGCAAAAAGCATTCTTAGAATTTGCCGAAACCATTGCTTCAACTTCAACGCCGGAACGTACAACAACCTTCTTATATGCATTAGGTTGGACTCAGCATTCGGTCGGTTCACAAAATATTCGCTCAATGGCAATGATTCAGTTACTTCTCGGTAACATCGGCATGGCCGGCGGCGGGGTAAATGCGTTACGCGGACACTCAAACGTTCAAGGTTCTACGGATATGGGCTTGTTCCCATCAATGTTGACCGGTTATATGCCGCTTCCGACCGAAAATGATACGTCATTAGATGCATTTTTAGCGCGTATTACGCCGAAAACAACGGTTGAAGGTCAGGTAAACTATTGGCAAAACACACCGAAATTCTTAGTCAGCTTGCTTAAATCATTCTATGGCGATAAAGCAACGGCAGAAAATGAATACGGTTTCCATAATTTACCAAAACAATTACCGAAAAAACTCGACCCGATGCAATACATCAACATGATGGTTGAAGGAAAAGTTAACGGTTATATCTGCCAAGGTTATAACCCGATTGCGTCTTATCCGGATTCGAATAAAGTCCGTAAAGGCTTAAGCAATCTTAAATTCTTAGTCATTTTAGACCCGTTAGCGACCGATACGTCTAACTTCTGGCAAAACCACGGTGAGATGAATGATGTCAATCCGGCAGACATTCAAACGGAAGTATTCCGCTTACCGACTATCTGTTTTGCGGAAGAAGACGGTTCGATTGCAAACTCCGGTCGTTGGTTACAATGGCACTGGAAAGCTGCCGAGCCGCCAAAAGAGGCTAAACCGGACGTAGATATTCTCTCGGAAATTCGTGAAGTGATGTTAGAGATGTATCATCACGAAGGTGGTAAATCGATTGATACGATTGAAGCGATGACTTGGGATTACGCAAATCCGGCAGAGCCAAAAGCGGATGAGTTAGCCAAAGAAATTAACGGCTACGCACTAGAAGACATCGTTGACCCGACAAGCGGTCAAATTTTAGTGAAAAAAGGCGAATTACTTTCTTCATTTGCACAACTGCGTAATGACGGTACAACCGCTTCAGGTAACTGGATTTACACCGGTCAATGGACACCGAAAGGTAACCAAATGGCAAACCGTGATAACTCTGACCCGTCAGGTTTAGGTAATACGTTAGGTTGGGCATTTGCATGGCCGGCAAACCGTCGTATCGTGTATAACCGTGCGAGTGCGGATCCATCCGGTAAACCGTGGAACCCTAAACGCCAGCTTGTAAAATGGAATGGTAAAAACTGGAACTATATTGATGTAGCAGACTTCGGCTCTGCTCCACCGAATAGTAACGTGAGTCCGTTTATTATGCAGCCGGAAGGGGTAAGCCGTTTATTCGCATTGGATAAATTGGTTGATGGTCCGTTCCCTGAACATTACGAACCAATTGAAAGCCCAATCGGAACGAACCCGCTTCATCCGAATGTGGTACAAAACCCTGTGGTACGTATTTTAGACAGCGATAAAGCAAGTTTCGGTACAGCGGATGAATTCCCTTATGTCGGTACAACGTATCGCCTAACGGAACATTTCCACTTCTGGACGAAACAATCCATGTTAAATGTGATTGCGCAGCCGGAGCCATTTGTGGAAATTGGTGAAGCGCTTGCACAAGAAAAAGGCATTGCTAACGGCGATACGGTTAAAGTGAGCTCAAAACGAGGCTTTATCAAGGCAAAAGCTGTAGTAACAAAACGTGTTCGTTCGGTACAGGCGGACGGCAAAACCATTCATACGGTGGGCATTCCAATTCACGGTGGTTTTGCGACCGTAGGTAAGAAGGGTTACTTAGCGAATAGTTTAACCGGTCGTGTGGGTGATGCGAATACGCAAACCCCAGAGTATAAAACGTTCTTGGTCAATATTGAGAAAGTCACGGAGGTAGCATAA
- the fdxH gene encoding formate dehydrogenase subunit beta: MSVVQEQNIIKVSATSFVTPPPQARTGGVVEVAKLIDVSTCIGCKACQVGCSEWNDLRTAPQECVGVYDNPIDLNAEQWTVMKFNEVEENDRLEWLIRKDGCMHCSEPGCLKACPAPGAIIQYANGIVDFQSDKCIGCGYCIAGCPFNIPRMNDKDNRVYKCTLCVDRVNVGQEPACVKTCPTGAIRFGSKEEMLHYGEQRVAELKTRGYENAGVYNPEGVGGTHVMYVLHHADKPELYSGLPKDPGIDPTITLWKDVLKPVAAIAMGGLALAEVAHYVTIGPNVEEDVEDHHEEGDKHE; the protein is encoded by the coding sequence ATGTCGGTCGTTCAAGAACAAAACATTATTAAAGTCTCCGCAACTTCATTCGTTACACCACCACCGCAAGCTCGTACCGGTGGTGTTGTAGAAGTGGCAAAATTGATCGATGTTTCAACCTGTATCGGTTGTAAAGCGTGTCAAGTAGGTTGTTCCGAATGGAACGACCTGCGTACTGCTCCACAAGAATGTGTAGGTGTTTATGATAACCCGATTGACCTGAATGCCGAACAATGGACGGTAATGAAGTTCAATGAAGTGGAAGAAAATGATCGCTTAGAATGGTTAATCCGTAAAGACGGTTGTATGCACTGTTCTGAACCGGGCTGTTTAAAAGCTTGTCCGGCACCGGGCGCAATCATTCAATATGCAAACGGGATTGTGGACTTCCAATCTGACAAATGTATCGGTTGCGGTTACTGTATTGCCGGTTGTCCGTTCAACATTCCTCGTATGAACGATAAAGATAACCGCGTGTACAAATGTACCCTTTGCGTCGATCGTGTCAACGTAGGTCAGGAACCGGCGTGTGTAAAAACTTGCCCGACAGGCGCAATTCGCTTCGGCTCTAAAGAAGAAATGCTTCACTACGGTGAACAGCGTGTAGCGGAACTGAAAACTCGTGGTTACGAAAACGCCGGTGTTTATAACCCTGAAGGCGTGGGCGGTACGCACGTAATGTACGTATTACATCATGCCGATAAACCGGAGTTATATTCTGGCTTACCGAAAGATCCTGGCATTGATCCAACGATCACGCTTTGGAAAGACGTATTAAAACCGGTTGCCGCAATTGCAATGGGCGGTCTTGCCCTCGCTGAAGTTGCGCACTATGTAACGATTGGTCCAAACGTTGAAGAAGATGTGGAAGATCATCATGAGGAAGGAGATAAACATGAGTAA